acgatgtcggtctcctaccccctcccgccgtgcccctacccgatcgacaaactctcttgaggccacccaaatttaccaagttaaaagagcgttgtcgtcgaggccaccccgaacccttgaagcgttgttgaggccaccccaaatccttgaagcgttgccgaggccaccccaaaccctagagaagcgtcgaggccatgccactaatatgattccttattgtgcttagctagctagttcaacgtttgccactaatatatccatctgtcatgtttgaataataattgccatgttgtaaatatttgcagaaactatggatccgcacccccgagaccaagcaaaagaagcggtgttgggggagataatcgcacacgaaagtgatgccgtcttgtcgtttctcaacgacacatgcaccgatggtctggaaagacaggatgaagaagcaggctacgacgatgatcaaacaatggaggaggaaggacaccgtatgacggctccggtgaccgaatggagggggaaggacaccgtgatgacggctcccgTGAGCGAATGGAgggggaaggacaccgtgatgacggctcccgTGAGCGAATGGAGGGGGAAGGAcaccgtggtgacggctccggtgaccgaacggagtccggccaggtatatatattaattaattgagcatgtgctgactatatatagctaattgatgcattaattgtttttggtatgtacacatattaactctcttctttttcttcttttctagcccccggatcgagcaacacttcggtaacgagacgaggcccgaagagaaaattgcgcgcggatgaaaggtacacaatcatcgaaattgatcgcgctggccaaccgattgaacccctccggaccaagcaaaaatttaatgctcagtgcggggttctagtgagggacatgatcccgatcagcatcgagcaatggttgaagcctaaggacaaagactctcaggtgtcttatgtcagcgataggcagaaagctgatctttggaccgcgctgcaggaaaatttcaccttcccgccagaggaggatccggagaatccagttaaaaagccaatgatcaaggcttatgctcttaagaagatggctgagctattcaggaggtggaagaatgagctgaaatcatcgtttgtcgaccaagacaagactccagaattcatcgaccgatttgagaagatcaaagatcagtggcccgaatttgtcaccaaaaagaaatctgagagagtagcgaagatgtcagcgacaaacaagaaaaatgctgcaaagaagaagcatcaccatcgcacggggtcaggtggctacctgaaagcccggccgttgtgggacaaggctgaaaTGACCTCATTGacaaagggatcgaaccagagacgcgacgctggccagaccgttgcaggacttggttctttggggttgggggaaaattggaccctgtaacagggaagtgcgtttggaccgacgagcagctgaacacacccatcgtgaagcttcaggagtatatcgaaaaggcgcagcaagggacgttcattccggacagagagaacgacgagctcacagaggccctcgggaatcctgagcaccccggacggacacgaggcacgccaggctcccttTCGTGGAAGGTTAGATTTCCcaacgcaggcggttacaaacgccgggagaggaagaagaaaaaggagttgacccaaatacaggcgctgcacgcaagggtacaagcgctagaggaacgagaggcagttcgcagcacgcgacctgccgaagctacacccgaagctaccccgccatctcagcggagaagcagcgtggcttcctcagagctgcttcaggagcctgtcttcacggctcctgctagctaccccgtagatgctatcacggagtctcagcattgccaccttatgacgcagtggatggaattgaaagtcaaggcggctgttggctctgttgcacctcctgaacctggcgcaacttttcactgccggccgattccagaaggatatgctagggtgatggtggatgaaataataGAAGGATTTGatgacctccagcttgaccaccctacgggtgaaggggagactcggctgggttcttgtgtgaagactccatgcctatggcggaaggagctcatcaaccttccgaactgcatgcctctgcctcctcctcctcctctggcgagtcagggcactccgccacctccaccgcctcctcctccggcgagtgacgatcagggcactcagcctccttctcaggcgcgtggcggcactccgcctccttctccgcctgcgcccgagcagccaccagcctcctccttctccgcctcgccagcaagggcggaagagacccgccaccgccccggctgctccagcgcgtcgtagtccttctcctccgcctcgtaagcaagcatgaaagaagacagccgcagccgctccgtctgctccggcgtctagcaatACAGCCAGAGGCCggaggcaatacagatacggtccacctctcaagcctctagagaagttaccgtaCGAGATGACCGTGGAAGAAAACAAAAAGATCGTGCAAAAagaagtgaaggacttctttgaaggggcAAAAGCAGAgagacatccacctccggaggagaaggtagacgcggtgaaagcaaagcgcactatcgatgccctgaggaaaccaccaaagtctccgccgaaaaccaactatgagcgcgttaCTGAAAAGGCATatctcgaagcggagcggtcgggaagtactgtcagtgatcaaaggttaaatgaacgacgagcagctgggaaaaaaattgcccagctcggcgaacaagcgaaccaatcgtgccccccgctcaatgtgtctagcgacatcgtcgctaatgcttcggggatggtgcccggttatagcaatcttggagattacctgtccgatgatgtacattatgatttcttggaggtggacgaacacagatacgagtacgggaagcctctcgtcaaagatgaaaaatctctaacaacgatgatgcgaagattccataattggtacatgaaaacaTGCAGAGAATCTGGGGGGATGGATACTTTGtatctgagagttaaagaggagcacgacctcattggaattgatctgttgactatttcatttgaggagttcttccagttcttcaatcaaaaggccctcgataaattaacggtcacttgctactgtctgtaagtactacttctgtcattaagtctctatatatagctcagctctttcattgcatgtatttataattatcctcactatattatgcagattgaagatcgtcgagtgcagaaaagcagaaatgtatgatattgggtgcattaacacaaatctcatagatgaatttcaGGTTAAAAAGAGGGCCGAAgaggccgaggccaacttgctcaaatcattgttaataaatcaaaacaaagatttaatactctttccttacaacttcaagtgagtgttactgtcgtgtgcatattcggtttcccttattactcgagcgaggttatagtaatgtaattgatgagttatgcatgcgtgcgcagcttccaatatattctcctggagattaagcttgagcggagactagtaaccgtcttagactcgagacgaaaagatcccgaaacaagtaagttcaatcgatcattatcgcaccatatcggcaactttttgttcatttcctgatatctcaagtaataattattttctttgtcttgcagggtttggaaacagttcaccgcagaagctccgggactgccgaaggagctgcgatatacatacccgaaagtaagtactactagctagctagttgcgcgcatctcctgttgattctagctactttcatcaatgccatttataatgcttcattatcagtttgattgacctttatttctcgtaaagtgcttgtggcaggaacaaggaaatgattactgtggatactacgtgtgcgagttcatctacaacgcgatttgcaaagataagcggggctactctaaaagacaatatgaagtgcgtaagcaataatattcacaattttattttattacaccatcatttctgttgagtttcattcatatatatgtattaacccccttcttcaaattagacgtggcagatgcggaatgaactcctaccacaagatcgcatgaaagcaattcaagaggaattgacgggattctttcttgaccacgtcatcaataaagccggagaataccatgtgaaagttgagttcaaatgctaggggattgtaagagatcttacatattgtatatgtatgtagccagtagcgtcgaatagataatacgaaaacttgttgtttgaccaatctctcggagaaggagaggtcgatcacttctctcggtatgcatggcgaacttctgtacttaatggtttccttcattttcttactagctagcgtgtcgagggcctctctatacgtatagtacgtagcgtcgaccaagcacggagataatagaggacacttctctctattaattaattagctacctaacacaatatatgaaacaccttaattaaccatacaaaacccccaaatccacccccctttcagaaaaaaaacaaaaaccctaccccctgaacagctgacgcgtggatgcctattggtcccggttggtgccaccaaccgggactaaagagccTTCTGCCTGGGCTCGCAACACcagccacgtggaggcccatctgtcccggttagtataagaaccgggactaaaggcctaggcattagtaacgaccctttagtcccggttccccaactgggacagatgggccttatgaaccgggacaaatgaccctttttctactagtgattgaTATGAATCAAGAGGGTTTTTATTTTCACTTATCCACGCACACATCACTTCGGCCTCCTTCGCCATACCCTTAAATTGAAGCCGCCCATCAGTTTGCAGTTAGTGCCCATAAGCTACTAGTAGAAACAAAATTGCGTGAAGTGCGGTTCATATATAAGGGTCAAGAATGGATGGGTGATAATGTTAAGTTCGACAGATGGCCAATACATAGGTGATCATCAGTTTGACAGATGGATGAATGATAATATTAGGCGGGTTTTTGAAGGCACGTACCGACATGACAGCGGAGGCCGCAACAGAATTGTCCAAGCTGCAGTTCATAATGCTCAAGGCACACATGCGTATCTCTCTGCCCTGGTCGATTAATTGATCATCAGTGGGATCAGCGCCGTACCTCAGCATCGCACACGTCAGGTCAGCCTCCTTGGCAATACACTTGAAAACATCGTTTTGCATTGGTGCAATCATCATAGAGAAGTCAAGCAAAACAATCCATATACCATGATTACCATCCAACTCGTGAAGGCGAATTTGGGTGCCAAATTATCCTTATATAAACAAAGCCATCTATAATGTACCCAAATATTTCAACTAAAAGAAAACCAAATGTCAGATAGATCAAGGGACCAGCATGTCTGCTTCAATAAAAGAAAACCGCGTAGCCAACCAAAAAACTCACTCCATGTATGCAATTAATTTGAAAAATTGTACTGCAAATAGGATGTTTGCCCCCCTTTTCCATTTCAGCTAATTGTCCATGTCAGTAAACTGATTAGATAATTAGGATGCAGAGAAAGGATCACATAACATTTCATGGTGAAGTACAAggaaaatggttgtgatgtgttACTAAGGTCCGTACCAACAAAGCGGCGCTGGAAACCTCAGAGAAGCCACGGCCGGCTGTGCGGATGACTGAACGTGCACGCTGGTGGATCAGGCAACTCAGAAGGGTTAATTTCCTCATTTGCAAGGTTTCAGGTTTCACCCGGATCTTCCGCTCAGACACAAGCCGCTCCTCGTTGATGAGGCACTGGTTGAAGCCATCGATCAGGCAGTCATCGAAATTCAAGTGAGCACACAAAACAACCGGTACATAATTGTTGTGGTTTGATACTTTGATATAGGATATGCTTACTTACCGTCTGAGCGAGGGCAGCCATGCTGCTAACCGCATCAGCATTGTGACGGTGATACTCTTGAAGATAGGCGCTGTAGTCGGACCACGGCACGGACTCCCCGATGGGTAGCAGCCTGTCCCATCCCCATAGTTTCCCCACGAGATCTTTTGTCGAAACAAGGGAGAGATGCAAGTGAGATTAATTTCAGCAATGACGAACAAAGGAAGAAGCATGATACTCTCTCtgtatattactccctccgtcacgGTTTAGAAGGCGCGCTTGGAAATTCTCTGGGCCTAGGTGGTTATCTATTGGTTGTGAGATGGGCTAAAAAATAGCATTCACACTACACATGCATATAGAAATAGTATATCGGAGTACTAATTAGCTACTAGGAATAAATGCAATGCGCCTAAACCTTGTCTATTATGGAAACGCACGTAAATTTAACTGTGCCTTCTAAACTGTGACGGATGGAGTACGTTTTTTTGGCACTATGACAGTGTcagaaaacgtcttatatttggAGTAAATATGGATGCTGAACTTTACTTGTATGTACCATGGTACTTGACAATAATAAAGTTCGGCATCTCCTTTGTAACTGTCTGTTTTTCCTCCATGTCTTGGATGAGATCGGTGAAATACTCCCTGTCCTCTGCCTCGTCTTCCCTGCGCGCGGCCTCCATCTGCATCTTCTCCGCCATGTCCTCGAAACGCCTGCGCTTGGCCTCCATCTGATCGGCCTGCTTCTTCGTCGCGGTGTCGCCGACACGCGCGCCGCTGAAAGGGTGCTCTGGTCGTGCAATCCAAAGTACGCTCCCGCAAAGACGACCCCGATCTGATCTACCCGTCTTCTGCAGGAATGGAAGGATGGGCCAACATACTGTAGGCGCGGAAATCGGGGGCGATCAAGTTAGTTAGCACCAACGGCGGGAAACAGAACCACGGGAATTGCGAGGGCGCCCCGCCGAACGACTAGTACCGAGGAAAATTCTGCCGAAGCCTTCACTTTCCATTTGCATGGCTCAGTCAAAATCTAGTCAAATCAGTCTTAAAATCGTCATGAATCTGAATTCATGATCCAGTTCCTCTTCCTCGCCTTGGAAACATGAGACGCTTCGGCCGAGGAggcatcggcatcgtcgtcccgTACGTCCGTAGCGTTAATTGAGAGAGACTTCTTGGGAAACAACACAACACAAAGGTCCTTAAAACCCCACTCTAAACCCCCAAAACCAGCAGATCCCATTCATTACAAAACTTCCTAGTCCTACCTCCCCTCAACAGCTCGCGGCAATGGCGGGACAGGCGCAGGGGCCATGCAGCATCTGCATGGAGCCATTGGACACCCACCGAGGCGGCAGCGCCTGCGCGCACGCCTTCTGCGGGGCGTGCCTGGAGGGCCACGTCCGCGCGAAGCTCGAGTCCGGCCGCGCCGGCGCCGTGGGGTGCCTGGACGCGGCGTGCGCCGGCACGCTCGACCCGGAGCTCTGCCGCGCCGCGCTCCCGCGCGACCTGTTCGAGCGGTGGTGCGCCGCGCTGTGCGAGTCCATGTTCGCCGGCGCGCGGCGGACCTACTGCCCGTTCCCGGACTGCTCCGAGATGATGGTGGCCGACGGCGACGACGACACCGTGACGCAGTCCGAGTGCCAGGTGTGCAGGCGGCTGTTCTGCGCGCAGTGCCGCGTGCCGTGGCACGCCGGCGCCGACTGCGCCGCGTACAGGCACCGGGACACGGCCAGGGAGGACGCGATGCTGCTGGAGATGGCCGcggggaggaggtggaggcggtgCTCCAGGTGCCAGTTCTTCGTGGAGAAGACCGACGGCTGCTTGCACATCACATGCAGGTAACTAAATCTTCTTGTGAAATTCTATTAAGATCATTGTTGTTGCATCAAGATTGATCGATGGTGGTAAAATTAATTGGCAGGTGCGGCTACCAGTTCTGCTACGGGTGTGGCTCGCAGTGGGCTACGTCTTGTTCTGGCTGCACCAATTAGGCCATGTATGTATATTTCTCAGATTATATCGAATGCTCAGATGCATGGAAGGATGATGATCATGCTGTTGTCGTAATATTTAGTAGCCAGTTTACGGATTTGGTTGAGGATTGTATTTTGATTGAGGATGATAACACCAAGCTAGTAAGAGGTGGTCTTATTTGGCCATGATCGAGCACATGAAATGATCCATGTTTTAGCCAGTTTACGGATTTGTTAGTCGTTGCTATGTGTCACAGTGATTGTTTGCCGAATGCGTTATAATGTTGTAGCTTATCCGATGATATAACTAAATATGTCAGCCCTACTAACCTATACAATAATTAAATGCAACAAACCATATTATTGATCCAGATATTCATGTTTCATACAACAAATTTCCTTGAATATTGCAACCAATTCATGTACCAATGTGCGAGGTATAATCTAGTTTCTTGAAACGGCGCACCTACTTTCTGATAAAAGATTAAAGCAAGTGAGATATATGGGGCACAAATATTTTAGTGGTAGACATGGTCCATCCTCTTACTCTGGTGGTTGGCTGTCGGTGCCTCTTCCCGCTTTGTCGCCGGTTCGCCGCCGGAGGAAGCACAATATGCAGCATAGACATTGATCTGTCATGGTCACTACCTTTCTCTCCCTTCTCTCGTTTGCCTGGTCGGTGATgctcgccccctctctctctctctctctttgctcACCACCAATCATGTATCCGACACCGGTAGATTGACCCAGTGGAATCATGCACGAGACAACCGTGGATAAGAGCAAGAACCTCGTTCGCTTGAACCATAGCAGACGAGGAGGATTTGGGGATCACTTGGTTATCCTTTTGTTGCTTGATGGAATCTGTTTTGTTGAACTTGCAGCAGCTTATTCAATACAGAGCAAATGAAATTACGCCTACAAGTAGCAAAGGTCATTTATGATCACACTACCCAAATAAATAGATAATAAATTTTGCCACCACATGCTTGAGGAGCTTCTTCTTTTGCTTGCTTAAGCCTTGCAAACTTACAGTAATATGATTGGAGACTTCAAGTGAGTGGCAAGAGATAGCAAATAAATTATAGAATAATGTCAAATCTTGGCATAGCTCATGTGAGGTTTGTGATTAACTGAAACACTTCAAGCATGTATACCTCAAAAAATTTAGTACAATGGCAAGGTAGAGACATGTTGACACTTGATGCATGATTCATCATAATATTGCAATGAGTTCAGAACACACGAGATAAAACTACATGTGAGTTCACATCTCACATAAGTGTAAATTGTAGCCTCCTCTTTGGAGTCGTCTTCTTTGCTAAAGCTGCAGTGCGTATCCTCTCTAGACTAGTTCTGGT
The sequence above is a segment of the Aegilops tauschii subsp. strangulata cultivar AL8/78 chromosome 6, Aet v6.0, whole genome shotgun sequence genome. Coding sequences within it:
- the LOC109785646 gene encoding E3 ubiquitin-protein ligase RSL1-like; this translates as MAGQAQGPCSICMEPLDTHRGGSACAHAFCGACLEGHVRAKLESGRAGAVGCLDAACAGTLDPELCRAALPRDLFERWCAALCESMFAGARRTYCPFPDCSEMMVADGDDDTVTQSECQVCRRLFCAQCRVPWHAGADCAAYRHRDTAREDAMLLEMAAGRRWRRCSRCQFFVEKTDGCLHITCRCGYQFCYGCGSQWATSCSGCTN